Below is a genomic region from Rhinolophus sinicus isolate RSC01 linkage group LG11, ASM3656204v1, whole genome shotgun sequence.
agaaTTGTGTAACTGCTCCAAGCCTTacttttctaatctgtaaaatgggttttgTAATAGTATCTCCTTCATTCGGTTGCTCAAAGTATGAAATGAGCTAACACCTAACTTAAAACAGCGCTTGGTGAATGAATATCTCGAAGCTTTGTTTTTCACTAAGCCTTGCTTCAGGAATTGCCTCTCTACCTCTCCAACTTATCTTTCTGCACTTGTCCCAGTAGACTTTAAAAGCAGGCTATGCCAGAGTATTCCCCATGCCCAACAAACTATATTACTTGTGTAATATTGCTTGCCCAACCTTCATGATCTTTCAAAACCTAATTCAGATACTACTCCTAGGACACCCCACACCGTCAGTCCTTCTCGGCCTCCTCCCTAGAGGTCCCCAGTTCCTCCCTTAACCACAACCTTGATCCTTCTCTCAGCTCTGTGTCTGAATCTGTCTCCCCCAACACACTGGGACAAGGCTAGGATCTAACCCATTAATTTAATATTGATTTAACAAGTACTTGTGAGCAGGCACAGTACTTGGTACTATGAGTTAGGCCCTGTTCCAGGAAAGTGGTTTGAGGCAAAACATAAATAAGACTAATCTATCTCAGTATCAACCTACCTAGAAGGAATGAATAGATAGGAAGGTCCCATCTGGGAATACAGCCAGGTCTAGGGGTGTGGTCCCCTAGAACAGGGAGATTGGGAAGACGTATGGTCTTCCTCAACTCTTCAACCTTAGGTGGCCTTGGCTGTGGATGTGGGTTTCAGAGCCCAGACACCCAGCTGAAGTTGTTGGTCCGCAGTAGGTTTAGGAAGGGGAGAACAGGCCGCAGATCTGCAAGATGAGCTGCTGCGGGAGGTTCGCCAGGCTGGACCTGGGCCTTGCATCGTctctaatttcctttctttttttgaaccTTCTTCTGCCCTCCTTGCAGGGCCAGTGATGTCCGTAATGCAAAAACGTGTAGTTTAGATTTGATGCCACAAAACTGCTGTTTTTGAGCAGGGGAGGCCCTTGAGCAGATAAGCTCACTAAAGTCCTGGAGCCGCCTTAGAGTGTCTCCTTACAACAGAGCCTCTAATTTTCACATTTTGCCATCTTCCTTTACTCTCTTACACATCAGTAAAAACTGAGAGCGTCCCCTCCTAGCCAGGTGCATACGAGCCACCCCTTCAAGGGATCCAAGAATGGACTTGtccactcactcccctccccccaccacgtgaatgggacacacacacacacacacacacacacacacacacacacacacgagttccTTCCTCACATTTCTAGCCCTTCAGCAAATGGTTTCTTCCCACGAGGCAGGGCACTAGGTTTTCCCCGCCCACTCTCGGCCTTTCAGGTAGTTCACTCCACCCGGTGACTCCAGTGGGGtggtttcttcctcctctccccatggGTGGTGGATGGTCTcgcctccccccatccccaggtGCCGGTGTAGGCTAGATGCCCCGGCCCAGGCCAGAGAGTGGGACGCGCCCAAGCGGGAAGCACCGGACGAGCTCACTGCGCGGCCGCCGCGGGGGAAGCAACCGTTTCTGATCCACCTCCCCTCCTAAGTGAAGACTTCCGCCCCTGGAGAGGAGGCGGCGCCCGGGACCGGCCGTCGTCCACCGCGGGACTGCGGGCGTCCGGAAGGTCCATTGTTGCCTGAAGGGGTAAGGGTGGGCGTGGCGGAGCCACCTATTTCGAGAACACTCCAGGGCCGACCTCGCTCGCTCTTCCTGCAGGAGCTGCGGCGCCAAGATGAGCGGAGAGGGCAACCCGGCCAGCAAACCCACGCCAGTGCAGGACGTGCAGGGCGACGGGCGCTGGATGTCCCTGGTGAGCGAACCCACCCGTGACACTCAGGaatcggggtgggggtggggggctcaggAATTCAGCTGGTTTGTGCGGCTGTCACTACCTGATTGGAAAACTGAGGGCAGTTGGGGTGGTGCTGCCTAAGGAAGCAGGGCGGGGCGGGCCCAGCAGCGCGCGCGTGCCACTGACTCCCCCTTGTTCGTCCCCGCAGCACCACCGGTTCGTGGCAGACAACAAAGATAAGGAACCCGAAGTCGTCTTCATCGGGGACTCTTTGGTCCAGCTAATGCATCACTGCGAGGTGAGGCCCGTCTTCCTTCTCCTGCCCCACCCAGGCCTGGGTTCTCACTGACACACTTGGATGAAACCTCAGGCCAGGCGGGATTTGAGGTACCTGAAATATCCTCAGATAGCGCCCAGAACCCAGAATCTCCGTGTAAGGTACAACATTCTACTCAGAAGGAAATGTGTACCCTGGCTATGTCAGGCTGGGGTTGTGTATAGTGAGCTAAGGTGAGGAGGCTCTTTATTGTTTGCTTAATGGATTTGGATTTCCAAAGCTATTGTCCTTTCCACGAAGTGAAGGCCAACTGTAATAGCTCTTCACAAAGGGGGCTTGATTATAATATCTTTCCACTAAGCAAGGTTAAACCCTAATGGATTTCCTCAAAATGACGTTCAGCTGTTGATTCAATGCATAGCTCAAGCAGAATGGGTTTCTATAAAGTGAGTCTGTCTTCTATGGGGTTCTGTGAATGGGAGACTATAATAGATTTGCATAAAGTGAGGTTTGACCATATTGGGGTTTGCTCAAGGTGAAATTTAACCAGACTGTTTCCATGAAACGAGGCTCTTCCATAATGACATTTGGTTAACATTTGGACCCCGGGTGCTGGTCCATGCTTGATAGTGCGCCTGTGCCCACACCACTTCTTGCCTACAGATCTGGCGGGAgcttttctctcctctgcatGCACTTAACTTTGGCATTGGCGGTGATGGCACACAGCATGTGCTATGGCGGCTGGAGAACGGGGAGCTGGAACACATCCGGCCCAAGGTGAGCAGGGCTTGGGTGGACAACTAAAGCCCCCCTAGCCTGCCCCCTCACTATTGCTTCACGCCTCTTTCCACAGATTGTGGTGGTGTGGGTGGGTACCAACAACCATGGGCACACAGCAGAGCAGGTGGCTGGTGGCATCCAGGCCATCGTGCAACTGGTGAACGAGCGGCAGCCCCAGGCCCGAGTCGTGGTGCTGGTaaggaggagggagggcgggGAAAGAAGAATGGCAGTGGTCTGAGACCCCCTCCGGTGTAATCACAGGAGGCACAGTTCTGGGCAGCTTGGCACAGAGCAGTGGCTTTCAGGCAAAATTTCACATTGAAGCTTGCTACACCCATCAGAGCAGCTGTGGATAACAAGATGTTCAGGGACCAAGCAGCACCTTTTGCGCAGGGGAGCACTGGAGATTCTGGGGTGTCAAAAACTCGAATAACCGAAAGTTGTCAGTCATTCCTGGGGTGAATCTAGGCTCCATCACTTCTACCTCGGACGTTATTTCCTCTCTGAAAGAGGGGTTGACCCCTTGCCATTATGTCAACATTTTTATGAGCAGTACTTAGAAAGACACTAGCATCAGGTTGTTACTGAATTGGCTCAGACAGGACATCAGGCACTACAACTACCCTTCCAGTCCTCTAGTTTCCCATCCCTTCTGTATTCTGCAGCTGGGGACTTCACGGTGGGGGTTGGAAAAGTTTGACAGAGATGCTGATCAGACCCCCATGTTGGTAGGATGTCTTCTCACAACTCTTGGTGCCCCTCCTCAGGGCCTACTTCCGAGGGGCCAGCATCCTAACCCACTTCGTGAGAAAAACCGACGGGTGAACGAGCTGGTACGGGAGGCATTGGCTGGCCATCCACGTGCCCACTTCCTAGATGCCGACCCTGGCTTTGTGCACTCAGATGGCACCATAAGCCACCATGACATGTATGATTACCTGCACCTGAGCCGCCTGGGCTACACACCTGTCTGCCGGGCCCTGCACTCCCTGCTTTTGCGCCTACTGGCCCAAGACCAGGGTCAGGGTGTCCCCCTGCCAGAGCCCACCCCCTAAACATCTGCCTTCCTGCAACATTAAATTCTTATTCTTCAGTCTCCCGTCCCATTTCCTGCTTCGTGGCCAAGCCCATCTGGGTACGTCAACTTCAGCCCTGATCTATGACCCTGCAGTTCTACAATGTGTTGTTTCTGCCGAGGGCAGGCGTCACCAAACCATTAAGGCACTCTGGTTCTTGGAGTCACGTGGATTTCTACCATCACAGTAGTGCCCCAGGCAATCACTACCAATCAGTAACAGTATGTGAAAGCAGTTTGCCATCACTACCCTATAGGGTTAGGGTCACGCAATTATTCTGGGAACAGTGGCCCAACAGTCTAAGCCCAGCTCCCAAAGAAGGCCCCCCTTCTTCGCACACAGGTTTCCTGGCTGGAACTTCTGGTGCTCTGATCCTAGTTTAGATACCACTTCCTGTGGAATCTTTCTGACCCTCCCACCCACAGCAACCTCCACAGAGGGTACACATCTGTCCCCCGCAGGGGCACTGTCCACAGGCTCAGAGGGGTGTAACCCAGCAGTTCCTGGCCTGACTGTGGTGCTAGCTCAGGCCACATGGGGGCAGCAGGGGTCACCGAGGACACCGCAGCACTTGGGGGTGGGGTCTTCCAGCCTAGTGCCATCTCTGGGCTGAGACCTGTCAGGTCCAACTGGAACTTCCAAAGTTCTGAGCTGTTGCATCATCACAGCTAGGCCTTCCCCAAGCCCAGGTGTGCTGGATGGCTGGGAAAGAGGCCGAGTAGGCGTCAGGACTCCCTGAGCACCAAGCCTGGAGAGGGGCTGCCCTGTCCACAGTTAAGTCAGGGACCTGGGCCCATGGGGTCCCTCTGATGTTGGAAGGGGGTGGTCCTGGCATTGCTCTCCTCACCTCACTGGGGGGAAAATGTATAGCTCCATGGCCATCTGGGGGCAGGACTGGTACAACCAACATCCCTTCTCCCTTTACAGTGGGCAGCCACACAGGTGTGTTAAACAGCTTTAATCTCGTCATTGCGGCTTCTCGGCACAGTAAGAAATATTGCACATGATCAACATGTTTTGTTCTAGGGATGGGGACAAGGGTAGGGGAATCACCTTCTTAGAAAGTACAACCCAAGTTGGgagggcaggggggtggggagagaaaccTCCCCATGCCTGTGGCAAAGTGcaggagcccccacccccaaactaaCCTGAGTCCAGCCCCTCTGGGGGAAAAAGGGGTGCATGAACTCCCCCCTACTCCACAGACGCCTCCCTGTGGCCCAAGGCCCTCATTACCCTCCGCTTGCAGCCCTCACGCGAGCCATTTTGCATAAAGTACAAGTGAAAAGGTCTGAAGGTAACACACTCCAGGTTATGTACAGGGGCTCGGTGGAGGGAGACTGTGCCCCTGCTTCCTCTCAGCTGTCCCCCATCAcagggagggggctgtgggggGACAGGGATAGACAAGAGCAGGCTCATTCCGTCCCAAAATCGAAAGGACGAAATGGCTTTATTGGGGAGGGGGTAACCATCCTGCCCCCCCAATTCCTGCCACCTATATACTATCCATGTCCTGAGGGGGGTACTGTGGGTCCTGGGATCTCAGGGCCCCTCACCTGCCTGTGGCAGCTGTGGAGGGACCAGGGGGcggtggggagggctggggggcCCCCTCCCAGCCAGGCTGTCCGGGCCCTGGCTCTGGGGGTGGAGGCAATGGTGGGGCAGCTGGGGCTGTGCCAGAGTCCGAGCCAGGTGAGGTGGGGTCAGGGCCCCCAGCAGGGCTGGGAGTGAGGACAGGGCCGGAAGTGGAGCCAGTGGGGGGCGGTCCAGGGAGGGGCGCCTCGGCTCCCGGGGGCTGCTCCGTGGGAGTGGCCGCCTGCATAATCTTCTGCCGCACCTCACGGATCTTCAACTGCAGACAGACCTTGGAGGGGAAGATGTCTGCGTAGCGGGCCTGGAAGGCTGCCGTGGCCTGGGCTGGGGACAGAAGGAcggtggagggtggggaaggcaggGTGAGATGGGCAGGCAGGTCCTGTCCAAGTGCCCCCCAAGACTCTAAGACATGCTTACCTGATGGAAAGAAGCCGTGGTCCTGGAAGAGCTGCATGACCAGGGCCCGGCGCTGGTCCAGGGTGCGCCGCAGTGACGAGTATGGCACCTTCTCGTATTCCAGCTCCCCGAGGACATCCTCGGCTTCTGTACCTGGGAGCAATGCAGGGAACACGGTCAAGGCTACTGCAGAAGCCTGGCCACCCCACTCCCACACCAGTGTCTGAGAGTCCACCCAGCCCTCACTGAATTCTATTTCACAGCAGGGTTCCAAAAGGGGACCCACCCAAGATCATGTGGTGGCAGTGTGGGGGCCTGTTGGACTCTAGAATCCATCCTTGACCTGCTGTCCCTTTCTCTCAGCAAcacccaccccacctctcccATCTCTAACCCTGTTCCCAAGACACGCCCCCCTTGCAGGCCCTGGGTCCCCCACAGCCCCACCCGCCAAGGCACCGGCACCTGTGCGGTCAAAGGTGAAGATGTCCCCCTCGCACTTGGCACTCTTGGGGGTGTTGGGCTCTGAGCTGCAGCTGGAGCGTCTCCTCATCTTGCGTTTGGGCGAGGTGGGGTCCTCAGGGGCCGAGTCCAGGTCTGGCGAAACAAGCAGGCTCAGAGGTGGCCCCAGTCTGTCCCCAGCCTACCCCAGGGGTCCCAAGTTTGCCTACCAGTGGAGTTCTTCCTTTTCTTGCGGTAGGAGCCAAGGATGGCCCGGGGCGAGGTGGCCAGAGACTGCAGGGTGGGCGAGGGCAGAACCTCCTCCGGCCGAAACTCAGGCAGCTCTGCAAAGCGCTCTTCAAAGTCTACCTCAGACAGGACCCTGCTGGAGAGCGGGCAGGGTCACCACCCCTGCCCAGCCTGTAGCCACCCTCTCTGCCACCAACCCCACAGGCTGTGCCACAGCTCCCAGCCCATGCTCACTTGTCCACAGAGTCAAAGGTCTTCTTCAGGGGCGGGGGCCGCACCTTCACTTTCTTGCCAGTACTAGCCGCCTCCTTGCGCTCAGGAGTGTCCCCGGCTGCCCTGCCACTACTGCcctcactgctgctgctgctgctaccaggggctggggctggagctggggctgggctgggaggagtGGGAGGCTCCCCACGGCtctccaggcccagcccagggaCGCGCCAATCTGAAGATGAGCTGGGAAATTtgctggcctggggtggggatggcAAGGAGATGGAGGAACTGAGTTCAGACTTGCTGGGGCCAAACCCAGAAACAGAGATGGATGTGGACTGCCCCAGACAGAGCCTTGGAGATGGCCCAGTCACACAAACAGGAGGGACGGGTCACAGTTTGGACAGGCGTATAGGGAAGGGCAGGACagaaaaacaggcagtgggccaagGAGTAgagcccagcagcagcaggagcccCCAGGCCTGCCAGGCACTCACCATGGTCTCAGGGGCCTTGGTGCTGGTCCGCTCCTCAGCAGACAAGGGTGGCGGGGGGCTGCTCCGGGCAGTGGGAGCCCACGTCTctgggggaggtggaggggcTGGCGTTGTAGGCTGCCCCTCAAGCTCGGACTCAGGGGCAGCAGTCTCACGGGCTGTGCCAGGCTCCGAGGACTGCCGGGGTGCAGAGCCAGGCCGCCCAGGGGCACCTGCCTCAAAGGAGCCCACAGGAATGTTGGCAATGGCTGCCTTCACTTTCTGGGGGGCCTTGGGGGTTGGCCGCTGGGCCTTGGGGGCCACTAAGCTGTAGGTCATGGAGCCTGCTGGTGGGGAGAAGAACATTTGCTGAGCCAGGCCTGACTGGAGCCCATCCACTGGGTCCCCCAACTCACCCCACCCTGAGTTGGCCCAACACCCACCTGTGGCACTAGGGTAAGGGCTGGTAGGGGCCGgggtggcagtggcagtggcaggGGCTGGTGGGCCCTTGGGCAGGATCGTAGCAGCAGGAGGGGTGGTGCTGGTGGCCACAGTGTAGACCAGGCCTGGAGGGGCCTGGGATGGCTGGGCCAGGGGTGCTGAGGATGTGGGTGCGGGACTGCCAGGGTAAAACGCTGTGATGACAGGAGCTCCTGGGGCTGCGCAGGTAGGAggcagctgggggctgggcaCAGGTGACACACCCACCTGGCCAGGAGCCAGCAGCGGGGCCTGGCCTatggaaaaggaaacaggagaggCAAGAGCCCAAGTTAGGACCTGGGCTGCCTCAGCCCCACCCTGGGTCCCTAGCACTGCCTGCCAGGCTGCCCCTCACCTGAAAGCAGGGGCTGCACGAAGGCAGGGCCGCTGGGCCCCAGCGAGGTGAAGCCTAGGGCTACCGAGCTTGTGGGCCCATACGATGTGACTGTTCCAGCCTGGCTGGATGCAGAGCTGGTGCCCAAAGGCAGCGTGTGCCCACCTGCTGACTGCACATAGGTGATTCTGccacagggagaggaaagggggaagaGTGAGGCACGCCAGCTCTACCCACCCCGGTTCCTGGGCTGTCCTCCAGGTGAGGGCTCAGCTGCTATTACCTGGTAGAAGAGGGCAGCAGGaccttctgaggctgtgaggtGGGCCCGGGGAGCGTGGCTGGGCTGAGGGGTGGCACCAGGCCGCTGGGCGTGCTCACAGGCACCGGAGTCAGCTGGATGATCTATGGGCAAGGGCACCCACAGGCTACAGTGAGCAGAAgacccagagaggggcaggggggaCCAAGAACTTGGAGGATGGATCTCAGTTAAGACAAGTAGCAGAAAACTTGGGATTGGaacaaagtgaaaaaagtcagCAAAAGGTGGTAGACACACAGAAGGAACAAGGTTGCAGGCACTGAAGCCAGACTTGAGCTGCACAGAGATGCTGAAGGGAAGATGGCAAGAGAGTCCCACAGACAagcaaaaagcaggaaaaaggaagagaaaccaaAGGAAAGGGAGACAGAAATCATGGACACCAATAGCCAGGAGAGGAATGAGGGACAGATGGGGCCACAGGGAGGGTGGACTTCCTTACCTTGCTGGGTGGCTGGGCGCCATTCTGCACAGGTACTGAGAAGGGTGGGCTCACCAGGGGCAGTGGCTGGCTGGCCCCACCACCCCGAACTGACATGCTAGGCGTGGCCAGGGGCACTAGTACCTTCCCAGGCAGCAGCTGGGCTGAGCcacctgggggcggggcctgcacAGGAGAAACCGACTGGGCTGCAAGAGGTGAGAGAGGAGGTTACAAAGGAGTGGAACAGGCCTGTGTCCCGCTCCTTGCgctgcccagcccaggcctcacctttggggggtggggcagaaggtACGGACTGCAAGATAGGGATGCCAGGAGTGGGTGCAGTGGCAGCCAGGACTTTGCCGTTGGTAGAGGTGCCAGGCGGCAAGGTGAAACGGATGCTGGTGGTAGGTGCAGGGCCAGGAGCCGCTGCCTTGGTCCCAGGGGCTGGTGCTGAGGCAGGCGCCACTTGAAGCTGCTGGGGCAGCGTGGGCAGGATATACTGCACCTGGGTGATTCCCCCAGCCTTGCCCAGGGCACCTGGCTGTAGAATACCCAGGGGCACTGGCCCATTGGGGCCACTTCCAGCACCTGCTCCTGAGCCCGCAGTGGCCCCACTACCAGGGGCACCCTGGGCAATGAACTGGACAGCGGAGGGCGCCGGGGCACCATAGCCCGGGGTGCCCACCAGCAGGTTGGTGACAGTGGCAGGAGCCTTCCCCACAGTGCCCAGTAGGGGCCCAGCCACCAAATGTGGGGCTGGTGAAGTGGCTGCTGCCGACTTCTTGTCCGAATATACTAAGCTGACGCCCAGCGGGGAGCCCCCAGGTGCCCGGGACCCAGTGCCCGTTTCAGTCCTGGCACCTGCTGTGTCATTTGGAGACGCTTCTGCCCGGCCAGAGGTGGGGAAGGGCTTGGAGGCGATGGGCACAGGAGTGCTGCTGACAGGCCGCACCACGTTGGTGACCATGGTGGCGGCCGGACGGGACATGGGGGCTGCTGGGGCCCCATAGGCCAGCGATGGGGCTGGAGCTGAGGGTATGCGGCCTCCGCTGCCCTCCCGTTCGTCCTTGTTTGGAGACAGGACCAGTGTCTGCAGGACACTACCTCCCCCACCAGGAGGCGCTGCAATAACTGAGGGGCCCGGTGGCTCCAGGCCTCCCACACTTTCAGGTCTTTTACGCCGGAAGGTGGTAGGATCTGTTGGAAGGAAGCGGGTGGACTTGGAAGGTGTCACTGGGCCCCCTGACCCAGGGAGTGGGGGCCGTAGTGGGCCTGCTGTGCTGCCTTGACCTGACTCCTGGGCCTTGAAGGTCCCTGAGCCCACTGAGAAGGAGGTGGAGGCTGAGGAAGAGGCaggcgaggaggaggaggaagatggggtGGGCCCGTAGCCTTTGCCGAAGGCTGCCGATGGATCTGGGGGCCCTGGGGGCTCAGGGTCCAGTGACGGACGGCAGTGGGTGAAGGAGGAACGGATCACAGGCGAGAAAACCTTCCGGCCAAAGCTCTGGGTGGAAGAGACACGACCGAGTCAGTGAGCCTGGATACCCACATCCTGCTTGCCCCGTCCCGCCAGCAGCCAAGCCAGCCAAAAGTCATCCAGGCTGTGACCCAATACTCCATGGGGCAAGTAGTTCGCCCTCTCcaggcctttctctctctctgtcaacAAACACAGAACAGATCTTCCCCCCTCCTGAAGCTGAGTGGGACCACAGCGCCAAGTCCCAAGCCCTCACCTTGCTGCCCTCTGGGTCCTCCCCAGAGCTGTCTCCGCTCTCACTGTCGGTCACCCGCTCCTTGCACTTGAGGTCAATGTCAGTGGTGCCAAAGCCATCATCAGCTAAGGGAGCAGAGTGAAGAGCATTGGCAAAGGGGTCAAGTGCAGGTCTGGAGAACAGTCTGGATGCCAGGCTTTGGCTTCAGCTCTGCCCCAAGCCCGCAGTAAGTGTTGTCCAAGAAGGCTATTCCTCAGCCCGGGATGTGCCCACCTGCCTGAGGATGTGGGTAACAGCACCTAACACTGCGTGTGCCCAATGGCCTCGCCATGCCTGGGTCCTCCTGGTTTCCTGTCTGGCCAGGGGCTTCCTTCCCAAAGGCAGGGCTGGGCTTACTCAGTAAGGCCTGAACTGAACATGCCTGAGATCATACGCAAATGCGAAAGGATAGACAGGGGCCTGAGAACCTGGATCCAATCTCTGCCCACCCTCCAAACCTGGGCAGGAGTCTGGGCCCTGCAACTGCTCACCaatgacatcatcatccccttcCTCCTCACAGATGACCATGCGTTCCTCATCACTGGTCATGTCCTCACTGGCCGCACGCTGGGAACGGGAGGCTCGGGTGGGCAACAACGGAGGCCGCCCACTGGCCGTCAGGGCACCTCCCTCCCCAGGAGCTGTGAAGGGGGCTGGAGCCCCATACTGGGTAGAAGGCTTCGGGCCAGAGTACGACGCAGGGCCAGACACCATCTGCAGGACAGGTACAGGGAGAGTTTAGCCAGGGCTGTCACCTTGGGAAgccctccctgcctgtctcccccacccccatgtcctGCACCCCAGACCTGAGTCAATTCTTGTAGTGCCTGGCTGTCTACATCTCCGCCATCCAAGCTGTGGACCCCACTGTGGGAAAAGGCTCGAGGGCGGGCTGAGCCAGGGCCCCCGACTGTGTGCAGACGGTCTGCCCCACAGGAGCTGCTCCCCGGAGCCTTGGGGTCTGAGCTCAAAAGGGTCTGGGCAGCCACAGACAGGAGCTCCGAAGACACTgtagagtgaaaaaggaaaaatgctacAGTCACGCAGCCTGTCATCTGCACCTGGATTGGCCAAAACACCCACAGGTATTTCTAGGTACTGGGCAGAATCAAGTTGGAATTCCtgggccacccagcaaagacatGCCACCTATCAGTCCAGCATCTCCTTCCCAATGGTTCCTCCCCCTGGGACTGTAAGGAGCAAGCCCACTGCTCCCCAGGAGGCAGCCCTTCTGACATTAAGAATGCCTAGAGACAGGTTTGTATGGCATTAGCCAGCTAATAACCACTAACccgtctgagcctcagttcccacaTCACATCCCCACCCCGAGTGGTGGACCAACCCACAAGATCGCTCCAGAAAAGCGCctcagcacagtgctgggcacacgCGCCACCCTCAGTCAATAGAAACACCAATGAGGAA
It encodes:
- the PAFAH1B3 gene encoding platelet-activating factor acetylhydrolase IB subunit alpha1 → MSGEGNPASKPTPVQDVQGDGRWMSLHHRFVADNKDKEPEVVFIGDSLVQLMHHCEIWRELFSPLHALNFGIGGDGTQHVLWRLENGELEHIRPKIVVVWVGTNNHGHTAEQVAGGIQAIVQLVNERQPQARVVVLGLLPRGQHPNPLREKNRRVNELVREALAGHPRAHFLDADPGFVHSDGTISHHDMYDYLHLSRLGYTPVCRALHSLLLRLLAQDQGQGVPLPEPTP